The proteins below come from a single Kitasatospora sp. NBC_00315 genomic window:
- the sodX gene encoding nickel-type superoxide dismutase maturation protease, whose translation MEEPVGGPPGGGPLPFGVADVAGPSMVPTLHDGDLVVVRYGARIRPGAVVLFRHPLQQDLTLVKRADGRRRGGWWLLSDNRPVDSDSRQFGAVPDELVLGRVLFRVRPRPAWLAPSRGLERTLLAGPLARVPGLARRLGVWLSPER comes from the coding sequence ATGGAGGAGCCGGTGGGCGGTCCGCCCGGCGGCGGGCCGCTGCCGTTCGGGGTGGCCGACGTGGCCGGGCCGTCGATGGTGCCGACGCTGCACGACGGCGACCTGGTGGTGGTCCGGTACGGCGCGCGGATCAGACCCGGCGCGGTGGTGCTGTTCCGGCACCCGCTGCAGCAGGACCTGACCCTGGTGAAACGGGCCGACGGTCGCCGGCGGGGAGGCTGGTGGCTGCTTTCGGACAATCGTCCGGTCGACAGCGACAGCCGTCAGTTCGGGGCCGTACCCGACGAGTTGGTGCTCGGCCGGGTGCTGTTCAGGGTCCGCCCCCGGCCGGCCTGGCTGGCGCCCTCGCGAGGACTGGAGCGGACGCTGCTGGCCGGTCCGCTGGCGCGGGTTCCCGGGCTGGCGCGGAGGCTCGGGGTCTGGCTCAGCCCCGAGCGGTAG
- the sodN gene encoding superoxide dismutase, Ni translates to MFSRLFAPRATAHAHCDLPCGVYDPAQARIEAESVKATQEKYLANEDAHFRARAIIIKEQRAEAVKHHISVLWSDYFKAPHFEKYPQLHQLINDTLKAASATKASTDPATGQALLDLIAEVDKIFWETKQA, encoded by the coding sequence ATGTTCTCTCGTCTGTTTGCACCTCGCGCCACCGCCCACGCCCACTGCGACCTGCCCTGCGGTGTGTACGACCCGGCCCAGGCCCGTATCGAGGCCGAGTCCGTGAAGGCCACCCAGGAGAAGTACCTGGCCAACGAGGACGCGCACTTCCGCGCCCGCGCCATCATCATCAAGGAGCAGCGCGCCGAGGCCGTCAAGCACCACATCTCGGTGCTGTGGAGCGACTACTTCAAGGCCCCGCACTTCGAGAAGTACCCGCAGCTGCACCAGCTCATCAACGACACCCTGAAGGCCGCCTCGGCCACCAAGGCGTCGACGGACCCGGCCACCGGCCAGGCCCTGCTCGACCTCATCGCCGAGGTCGACAAGATCTTCTGGGAGACCAAGCAGGCCTGA
- a CDS encoding nuclear transport factor 2 family protein — MATMAAPTAFDTAALREGIEHRDAETLLALYADDAELRMVDHRTQPSHPLVVHGRSEIGAMLTDVYGREMTHKLEQVLVQGDHVAFMESCAYPDGVKVLCTSIADLKDGRIVGQTSIQAWDEQE, encoded by the coding sequence ATGGCCACCATGGCGGCACCGACCGCCTTCGACACCGCAGCGCTCCGCGAGGGCATCGAGCACCGGGACGCCGAGACGCTGCTCGCGCTCTACGCGGACGACGCCGAGCTCCGCATGGTCGATCACCGGACCCAGCCGAGCCACCCGCTGGTCGTGCACGGCCGGTCGGAGATCGGCGCGATGCTGACCGACGTGTACGGCCGCGAGATGACCCACAAGCTGGAGCAGGTTCTGGTCCAGGGCGACCACGTCGCCTTCATGGAGTCCTGCGCCTACCCGGACGGGGTCAAGGTGCTCTGCACCTCGATCGCCGACCTCAAGGACGGCCGGATCGTCGGCCAGACGTCCATCCAGGCCTGGGACGAGCAGGAGTAG
- a CDS encoding N-acetyltransferase family protein, with protein sequence MIRTAATTDVPVIHAMIRELADYEKALHEAQATQEQLSEALFGANPALFGLIAEDDDSGEPVGFALWFLNFSTWRGTHGIYLEDLYVSPAARGGGHGKALLLELARIAVERGYSRVEWSVLDWNEPSINFYRSLGAVPMDDWTVHRLTDEALTRAGTR encoded by the coding sequence ATGATCCGTACAGCCGCCACCACCGATGTCCCGGTCATCCACGCCATGATCCGCGAACTCGCGGACTACGAGAAGGCCCTGCACGAGGCGCAGGCCACGCAGGAACAGCTGAGCGAGGCGCTGTTCGGCGCGAACCCGGCGCTGTTCGGTCTGATCGCAGAGGACGACGACAGCGGCGAGCCGGTCGGTTTCGCGCTCTGGTTCCTCAACTTCTCGACCTGGCGCGGTACCCACGGCATCTATCTGGAGGACCTGTACGTCAGTCCGGCCGCCAGGGGCGGCGGGCACGGCAAGGCGCTCCTGCTGGAGCTGGCGCGGATCGCGGTCGAGCGCGGCTACTCGCGGGTCGAGTGGTCGGTGCTGGACTGGAACGAGCCGTCGATCAACTTCTACAGGTCGCTCGGCGCGGTGCCGATGGACGACTGGACGGTGCACCGGCTCACCGACGAGGCGCTGACCCGGGCCGGCACCCGCTGA
- a CDS encoding anti-sigma regulatory factor, which yields MSQIDGEPGVKDFVEVRLPAAGAYLSVLRTATAGLAARLDFTLDEIEDLRIAVDEACAILLQQAVPGSVLCCEFRLVGDSLRVTVAAPTTDGRAPERDTFAWTVLSALAGEVESSVAPDKTVSISLHKKRGGSPAHP from the coding sequence GTGTCCCAGATCGACGGCGAGCCCGGAGTGAAGGACTTCGTGGAGGTCCGGCTGCCCGCTGCCGGGGCCTACCTCTCGGTGCTGCGAACAGCGACGGCGGGCCTCGCGGCCCGGCTGGACTTCACGCTGGACGAGATCGAGGATCTCCGGATCGCGGTGGACGAGGCCTGCGCCATCCTGCTCCAGCAGGCGGTGCCGGGTTCGGTCCTGTGCTGCGAGTTCCGGCTGGTCGGCGACTCGCTCCGGGTCACGGTCGCGGCGCCGACCACCGACGGCCGGGCCCCCGAGCGGGACACCTTCGCCTGGACGGTGCTCTCGGCGCTGGCCGGCGAGGTGGAGTCCTCGGTCGCCCCGGACAAGACGGTGTCGATCAGCCTGCACAAGAAGCGCGGCGGTTCGCCGGCCCACCCGTAG
- a CDS encoding RNA polymerase sigma factor SigF: MSDLDRAGVDRRPAGAADVPAIAAAGAAALAPAVPPQASVPGLAAHDDAHPKDAHRMSQPTEPTSDPSPTQSSAEPSAEDDATAADTGLTAADAAPAAGSPIRPAVPAQPTPHRSGAPDREAARALFVRLSALPEGSPERVELRNQLVRMHIPLVEHLARRFRNRGEPLDDLTQVATIGLIKSVDRFDHERGVEFSTYATPTIVGEIKRHFRDKGWAVRVPRRLQELRLSLTTATSELSQRHGRSPTVHELAEHLGISEEDVLEGLESANAYSTLSLDVPDSDDESPAVADTLGTTDEALEGVEYRESLKPLLAQLPPREQKILVLRFFRNMTQSQIATEVGISQMHVSRLLARTLAQLREKLLVEE, from the coding sequence GTGAGTGATCTGGACCGTGCGGGTGTCGACCGGCGACCGGCCGGCGCCGCCGACGTGCCCGCCATCGCCGCCGCCGGGGCAGCCGCCCTCGCGCCGGCCGTACCGCCCCAGGCGAGCGTTCCCGGCCTCGCCGCCCACGACGACGCGCACCCGAAGGACGCCCACCGGATGAGCCAGCCGACCGAGCCGACGTCTGACCCGTCGCCCACGCAGTCGTCGGCCGAGCCGTCGGCCGAGGACGACGCCACCGCCGCCGACACCGGCCTCACCGCCGCGGACGCCGCGCCGGCCGCCGGCTCGCCGATCCGACCGGCGGTCCCCGCGCAGCCGACCCCGCACCGGTCCGGGGCGCCGGACCGGGAGGCGGCCCGCGCGCTGTTCGTCCGGCTCTCGGCACTGCCCGAAGGTTCACCCGAACGGGTGGAACTGCGCAACCAGCTGGTCCGGATGCACATCCCCCTGGTGGAGCACCTGGCCCGGCGCTTCCGCAACCGCGGCGAGCCGCTGGACGACCTGACCCAGGTCGCCACCATCGGCCTGATCAAGTCCGTGGACCGCTTCGACCACGAGCGAGGGGTGGAGTTCTCCACCTACGCGACGCCGACCATCGTGGGCGAGATCAAGCGGCACTTCCGGGACAAGGGCTGGGCGGTCCGCGTCCCGCGCCGGCTCCAGGAACTGCGGCTCTCGCTCACCACCGCCACCAGCGAGCTCTCCCAGCGGCACGGGCGCTCCCCCACCGTGCACGAGCTGGCCGAGCACCTCGGCATCTCCGAGGAGGACGTGCTGGAGGGCCTGGAGTCCGCCAACGCGTACAGCACGCTCTCCCTGGACGTCCCGGACAGCGACGACGAGTCGCCGGCCGTGGCGGACACCCTGGGGACGACGGACGAGGCGCTGGAGGGCGTCGAGTACCGCGAGTCGCTCAAGCCCCTGCTGGCCCAACTCCCGCCCCGGGAGCAGAAGATCCTGGTGCTGCGGTTCTTCCGGAACATGACGCAGTCGCAGATCGCGACCGAGGTGGGCATCTCCCAGATGCACGTCTCCCGGCTGCTCGCCCGCACCCTCGCGCAGCTGCGCGAGAAGCTGCTCGTCGAGGAGTAG
- a CDS encoding diacylglycerol kinase family protein translates to MRALLVVNPKATTTSARTRDVLTHALRSDLKLEVAHTQYRGHARDLARQAADDGAVDLVVALGGDGTVNEVVNGLLAHGPGERVPRLAVVPGGSTNVFARALGLPNDPVEATGVLLDALDGRRERPVGLGKAMTEGLPDRWFTFTAGLGFDAGVVGRVEEQRKAGRRSTHALYVGQALRHYVTEREHRRSGPVTLEIPGRAPTPGLVLAIVSNTSPWTFLGNRPVYPSPLASFDTDLDVFGITRMTAFGTARTVRQILRSYAPSTDETPAAGPSGKHVVSYHDVRHFTLVSQEPAPFQVDGDHLGDRSRVSFTGVRRALRVIV, encoded by the coding sequence ATGCGCGCTCTCCTGGTCGTTAATCCGAAGGCGACCACCACCAGTGCCCGCACCAGGGATGTCCTCACCCACGCGCTGCGCAGCGACCTCAAGCTGGAGGTCGCCCACACCCAGTACCGGGGACACGCCCGCGACCTGGCCCGGCAGGCGGCCGACGACGGCGCGGTGGACCTCGTGGTGGCCCTGGGGGGCGACGGCACGGTGAACGAGGTCGTGAACGGCCTGCTCGCACACGGCCCGGGTGAGCGGGTGCCGCGGCTCGCGGTGGTCCCCGGCGGCAGTACGAACGTCTTCGCCCGCGCGCTCGGCCTGCCCAACGACCCGGTGGAGGCCACCGGCGTCCTGCTGGACGCCCTGGACGGACGCCGGGAGCGCCCGGTCGGCCTGGGCAAGGCGATGACCGAGGGGCTGCCCGACCGGTGGTTCACCTTCACCGCGGGCCTCGGCTTCGACGCCGGTGTGGTGGGCCGCGTCGAGGAGCAGCGCAAGGCAGGGCGCAGGTCGACGCACGCCCTGTACGTGGGCCAGGCCCTGCGGCACTACGTCACCGAACGTGAGCACCGCCGTTCCGGCCCGGTGACCCTGGAGATTCCGGGCCGGGCACCGACTCCGGGCCTGGTGCTGGCGATAGTCAGCAACACCTCGCCGTGGACGTTCCTCGGGAACCGTCCGGTGTATCCCTCGCCGCTCGCCTCCTTCGACACGGACCTCGACGTCTTCGGCATCACCCGGATGACGGCGTTCGGCACGGCTCGAACGGTCCGTCAGATCCTGCGGTCGTACGCGCCTTCGACGGATGAGACGCCGGCTGCCGGGCCGTCCGGAAAGCACGTCGTCTCCTATCACGACGTCCGGCACTTCACCTTGGTTTCGCAGGAACCGGCCCCGTTTCAGGTCGACGGGGACCACCTTGGAGACAGGAGTCGCGTCAGTTTCACAGGCGTTCGGCGGGCACTGCGTGTGATTGTGTGA
- a CDS encoding WhiB family transcriptional regulator — MDWRHRAVCREEDPELFFPIGNTGPALLQIEEAKAVCRRCPVMEQCLQWALETGQDAGVWGGMSEDERRAMKRRAARNRARTA; from the coding sequence ATGGACTGGCGCCACCGCGCTGTCTGCCGCGAAGAGGACCCGGAGCTTTTCTTCCCGATCGGGAACACCGGTCCTGCTCTGCTGCAGATCGAGGAAGCCAAGGCCGTGTGCCGCCGCTGTCCCGTTATGGAGCAGTGCCTGCAGTGGGCTCTTGAGACCGGCCAGGATGCCGGCGTCTGGGGCGGTATGAGCGAGGACGAGCGTCGCGCGATGAAGCGCCGCGCAGCCCGCAACCGCGCCCGCACCGCCTGA